The sequence TGCGAATTCGATCCCGCCATCGTCGGCAAGGACCGCCCGCCGCTACCAGTTGATTTGGTAGTATGCACGGACGTGCTTGAGCATATTGAACCGGACTGTCTCGATGATGTCCTCGACCATCTTTACAGTCTGTCGCGACTGGCTTGCTTCGTGGTTGTTTCAACCCGCCCCGCTCGCAAGATATTGGCAGATGGTCGGAACGCGCACCTAATCATCGAGGATGACCATTTCTGGCGAAGGCGGATCGAAGAGCTGTTCGCGATTCGCGAATGGACTTCGCTCAACCAAGAGTTTGCGGCGCTGCTTGAGCCCTTGCGTGGACTGCCAGCAATAAAGGGCCGAACCCGCAGGGCCTGGCGCCGCCGCCTTAGCGCCCCTTGAACTGGGCGGGACGCTTCTCAAGGAAGGACTGGACACCTTCCTTGAAGTCATCGCTGGCAAACAGCGGCAGCAGTTGCAGGTAAACGTGCTGGACGTGGGTTTCGAATCCTTCTTCCAGCCCCATCCGCATCATCCGCTTGGACGCCAGCACGGCGAGCGGCGCATTGCCTGCGATTTCCTCGGCCATGGCGCGGGCCTTTGCGCCCAATTCCTCTGCCGGGACGACATGGTTGGCGAGGCCTTCGGCCAGGCAATCGGCCGCGCTCAGGGTCCGGCCGGTGAAGATGATCTCCGCCGCCTTGGCCCAGCCGAGCATGCGCGGCAGGAACCAGGTGCCGCCGCTTTCCGGCACGATCCCGCGCTTGACGAAGGCGGCAGCAAGCTTGGCATTGTCGGCCATGATGCGGATGTCGCAGCCGAGCGCCAGGTCCATTCCATAGCCCGCGGCCGAGCCGTTGAGCGCACAGATCACCGGCTTATCCATCGCGAAGAGGACTGTCGGCGGGGTATTGCGCAGGTCGATTGTGGCCGGGAACTTGCGGTTGGGCGAACCGATCCCCTCGCCCGAGGACGCCTCATTGAGGTCAAGCCCGGCGCAAAACGCCCGGCCCGTCCCGGTCAGGATAACCACCCTGACTGCGGGATCTTCGTTCACGGCCACCAGCGTCTTCGTCAGCTCATCCAACATAGCCGAGGAGATGGTGTTCATCCGCTCGGGCCGGTTGAGCGTGATGGTGGCGATGTGATCGGAGATCTCGCAGATCAGGGCGCTCATGTGGATCAGATCCGTTCGATAATGATCGCCGGGGCCATGCCGCCAGCGGCGCACATGGTGACCAGGCCATACCGGCCGCCCGAACGCTCCAGCTCATCCAGGGCGGTGCCGATCAGGATTGAGCCGGTAGCGCCGATCGGATGACCCAGCGCCATCGCGCCGCCGTTGATGTTGACCTTGGTCCGATCAAGATCGAGGTCGCGGATGAACTTTTCGGCGACGACCGAGAAGGCCTCGTTGATTTCCCAGACGTCGATGTCCTCAACCTTGAGACCGGCCTTTTCCAGCACCTTCTTGGCTGCCGGAACCGGGGCATTAAGCATCAGCGTGGGGCAATCGCCCTGGTTCGCATAGGCGACGATCCGGCCGCGCGGCTTCAGGCCATGCTTTTCGGCATATTTGGGCGAGGCGATCAGGATCGCAGCCGCGCCGTCGACCACGCCCGAGCTATTGCCGGCATGGTGGAAGTGCTCGATCTTGAGGTCCGGATAGCGGCGATTGATCTGCTTGCGGAAGGTCGTGCCGCCAATGTCGAAATCGGCCAGCTGCGCGAAGCTGGGCTTCAGCGCGGCAAGGCCTTCGGCGGTGGTTTCGGGGCGCGGGAATTCTTCGTGATCCAGCGCGACTGTGCCGTCCTCGTTATAGACGGTGATCAGCGAGTGATCGAACCGGCCTTCACGGATTGCGCGGGCGGCGCGTTCCTGGCTGACGAGCGCCAGCGCATCGAGCGCCTCGCGGCTGATCCCTTCCATCGAGGCAATCGCATCGCCGCACACGCCCTGGTGGCTCTGCGGGTGCAGCACGTCGAGCGCTTCGTTGCCCGAACCCATCAGGCGCGGCGGAATGCCGGCATTGGCCTGTTCGGCGGCGAAAGAAGCGGTGTAGCTCATCATCTCGGTCCCGCCGGCAATGACGCAGTCTTCCATGCCCGACATGATCGTCGCTGCGGCAAGGTTTACCGAAGTGATGCCGCCGCCGCAGAACCGGTCCAGCGTGGTGCCACTGGCCGAGATGTCATAGCCTGCCGCTAGCGCGGCCATGCGGCCCAGGTCACCGCCCTGCTTGCCGTTCTGGCTGGAGGTCGACCAGATGATGTCATCGACCGTGCTGGTGTCGATCCCGTTGCGGTCCTTGATCGCCTTGAGCACAGTGGCGGCAAGGTGCTGCGGGTGAAGGTGCGAGAGCGCACCCTTGCCCGGCTTGCCAACCCCGCGCGGGGTACGAACAGCGTCAATGATATAGGCTTCGGCCATGGTGGCTCCTCCTTGATATGAAATGCAGTTGCGGGGCAGGTTCAAACCTGCTTTGACACTGGTTTAACCGATCAATTAAATTGCGCAAGGGATAGAACGATGAACCCCGACCTGCTGCCCGTCATCGTTGGCGTCGGACAGATCAACGACCGGCCGGAAAACCCGCTGGATGGCCGCGATCCGGTGACGCTGATGGCCGATGCCCTGCGCGCGGCCGAGGCGGATGCGGGCGCCACCCTGCTGACCGATGCGGACTGGATCGGCGTTGTCGCACAGATCGCCTTTCCGGAGATAACCGATGCCAGCGGCCCGGTCGCCGAAGCACTGGGGGCCAGCCATGCCGAACTGGTCCAGTCAAAGGGCCCCAATGGCGACAGTCCGATCCTGCTGCTGAACGAGGCCGCCAACAAGATCGGCGCAGGCGAGATCAAGATCGCCCTGGTGACCGGGGCCGAGGCCCTGCGCACCGCTGGCGCGCGCAAGGCTGCGGTCCAGGGCGGCAAGAAGGTCGATGCGCTGCGTGACGCCACGCACCGGGTGAAGGTGGGCTATGCCCAGAGCCATGGGCTAGTCGTCCCGACCGACGTCTACCCGCTTTACGAGAACGCGCTGCGCGCTCACCTGGGCCAGACGCTGGCCGAAGGACAGGCTGAGAGCGGCGAAATCTGGAGCCGCTTTTCGGAGGTCGCCGCCAGCAATCCGGCGGCCTGGATCCGCAAGCCGGTCAGCGCCGCGGAGGTGATCACGCCGGGTGACAACAACCGCCCGATCGCCTTTCCCTATACCAAGTTCCAGGTCGCCAATGCGGCGGTCAATCAGGGCGCCGGGTTCATCGTGATGTCAGCCGGCGAAGCGCGGCGGCGCGGCATTGCCGAGGACAAGTGGATCTATGTCGGCAACGGCGCAGCGGCGCATGAATCGAACTCGTTCCTGGCGCGCGACGGCTATGTCCACAGTGCCGGGATGGAAGTTTCGATCCGCAAGACGATGGAGCTCAACCAGCTATCGGTTGCGGATCTCGACGCGGTCGAGCTCTATTCCTGCTTCCCCTGCGTGCCGAAGATGGCGCGGCGGGTGCTCGGTTGGCCGGTCGACAAGGCCGCGACCGTGTTCGGCGGGCTGACCTTTGGCGGCGGGCCGATCGGCAACTACATGAGCCACGCGGTCGCCTCCATGGTCGAGAAGCTGCGCGGCACCGGCGGTACGGGTCTGCTCTTCGCCAATGGCGGCTATGCCACCCACAACCACACCATCGCGGTCAGCACCGCGCCGATCCCGGCGGCCAGCTTCCCCCGCTCCTTCGATTTCCAGGCCGAAGCCGATGCCGCGCGCGGCCCGGTGCCGGAACTGGATCACGACTATACCGGCGCTGCGACGGTCGAGAGCTATACCGTGTTCTACGACCGTGAAGGGCAGCCGCGCTCTGGCGTGGTGGTGGCGCGCACGGGCGAAGGCAAACGCACCCTCGCCCATGTGCCGACCAATGATGTCGCGACCATCGCCCGCCTGCAGGGCGAAGGGGCAGAGCCCGTGGGGGCCAGCGGCACGATTACTGCCGGCGAACCCTTGCGGACCTGGAGTTTCGCTTAGCTCACCATCCCGGCGAGGCGGCCCTTGATGATCGCCTCGGCATCCTTGACGATTCGATTGACCAGCACTTCGCAGGTCGGGATATCGTGGATCAGGCCCTGGATCATGCCGGCTGACCAGATGCCGTGATTGGTATCGCCGGTCTGCAGTCCTTCCCGGCCGCGCACGCCTTTGACCAGATCGGCCACGGCGCTGAAGTCCTTGCCCTCGCGCTCGGCGGCGACGACCTGCTGGCTGATCTCGTTCTTCGCCACGCGCGCGGTGTTGCGGAAGGTGCGGAAGATCAGGTCGGTCGAGCGTTCATCGCCCGCTACCATCGCGTCCTTGAAGGCCTGGTGGATCGGTGCTTCGACCGTCGCGGTAAAGCGCGTGCCCATATTGATCCCGTCGGCACCCAGCGCGAGTGCGGCGGCGAGGCCGCGCCCATCGCCAAAGCCGCCTGAGGCCAGCATCGGGATCTTCACCTTGTCAGCAGCAGCGGGGATCAGGATCAGGCCGGGAATGTCATCTTCGCCCGGGTGACCGGCGCATTCGAATCCGTCGATCGAAATCACATCAACCCCGGCGCGTTCGGCCGAAAGGGCGTGGCGCACAGCGGTGCACTTGTGCAGGATCTTGATGCCGTGGGGCTTCATCATTTCCCACAGCTCGCGCACGGCGGGCGTACCGGCGGTCTCAACGATCTTCACCCCGCTATCAATGATCGCCTGGGTATAGGCCTTATAGTCTGGCGGGTTGATCGTGGGGAACACGGTCATGTTCACGCCGAACGGCTTGTCGGTCATGCCGCGGCAGCGCTCGATCTCGGCAGCGAGCGCTTCGGCGCTGGGCTGGGTCAGGCCGGTCAGAATGCCCAGGCCCCCGGCATTGGACACGGCGCTGGCCATTTCGGCCACCCCCACCCACTGCATGCCGCCCTGGACAATCGGATGCTCGATCTCGAGCAGTTCGGTGATGCGGGTCTTGATGGCCATCGGTATTCCTCCCTCAGTTCCGTTACATCTCAGTCTGTCAGATTCCGTCACCCCGGGCTTGACCCGGGGTCCCGCTGTTCTTGAAACAAGCGGGACCCCGGCTCAGGGCCGGGGTGACGAAGTTTACAAGTGCGATCACTCTCAATAACTTCTCGGCAGGCCGAGGACATGCTCGGCCAGATAGGACAGGATCAAGTTGGTGCTGATCGGCGCGACGGTATAGAGCCGCGCCTCGCGGAACTTGCGCTCGACATCGTATTCCTCGGCAAAGCCGAAGCCGCCGAAGGTCTGGACGCACATGTCGGCGGCGGCCCAGCTGGCCTCGCTCGCCAGCATCTTGGCCATGTTGGCCTCAGCCCCCGGATTGCCGCCGGCGTCGTAGACCTGGGCGGCATGGTGGACCATTAGTTCCGCCGCGCGCATTTGCGCATAGCAGCGCGCGATCGGGAACTGGACGCCC comes from Novosphingobium ginsenosidimutans and encodes:
- a CDS encoding methyltransferase domain-containing protein, with protein sequence MLISKEYRAMNADLHAGGSYGHSGQKWAEAVTDLVARYRATSVLDYGCGQGTLAKAVDFPICEFDPAIVGKDRPPLPVDLVVCTDVLEHIEPDCLDDVLDHLYSLSRLACFVVVSTRPARKILADGRNAHLIIEDDHFWRRRIEELFAIREWTSLNQEFAALLEPLRGLPAIKGRTRRAWRRRLSAP
- a CDS encoding enoyl-CoA hydratase/isomerase family protein — encoded protein: MSALICEISDHIATITLNRPERMNTISSAMLDELTKTLVAVNEDPAVRVVILTGTGRAFCAGLDLNEASSGEGIGSPNRKFPATIDLRNTPPTVLFAMDKPVICALNGSAAGYGMDLALGCDIRIMADNAKLAAAFVKRGIVPESGGTWFLPRMLGWAKAAEIIFTGRTLSAADCLAEGLANHVVPAEELGAKARAMAEEIAGNAPLAVLASKRMMRMGLEEGFETHVQHVYLQLLPLFASDDFKEGVQSFLEKRPAQFKGR
- a CDS encoding acetyl-CoA C-acetyltransferase, encoding MAEAYIIDAVRTPRGVGKPGKGALSHLHPQHLAATVLKAIKDRNGIDTSTVDDIIWSTSSQNGKQGGDLGRMAALAAGYDISASGTTLDRFCGGGITSVNLAAATIMSGMEDCVIAGGTEMMSYTASFAAEQANAGIPPRLMGSGNEALDVLHPQSHQGVCGDAIASMEGISREALDALALVSQERAARAIREGRFDHSLITVYNEDGTVALDHEEFPRPETTAEGLAALKPSFAQLADFDIGGTTFRKQINRRYPDLKIEHFHHAGNSSGVVDGAAAILIASPKYAEKHGLKPRGRIVAYANQGDCPTLMLNAPVPAAKKVLEKAGLKVEDIDVWEINEAFSVVAEKFIRDLDLDRTKVNINGGAMALGHPIGATGSILIGTALDELERSGGRYGLVTMCAAGGMAPAIIIERI
- a CDS encoding acetyl-CoA acetyltransferase, with the protein product MNPDLLPVIVGVGQINDRPENPLDGRDPVTLMADALRAAEADAGATLLTDADWIGVVAQIAFPEITDASGPVAEALGASHAELVQSKGPNGDSPILLLNEAANKIGAGEIKIALVTGAEALRTAGARKAAVQGGKKVDALRDATHRVKVGYAQSHGLVVPTDVYPLYENALRAHLGQTLAEGQAESGEIWSRFSEVAASNPAAWIRKPVSAAEVITPGDNNRPIAFPYTKFQVANAAVNQGAGFIVMSAGEARRRGIAEDKWIYVGNGAAAHESNSFLARDGYVHSAGMEVSIRKTMELNQLSVADLDAVELYSCFPCVPKMARRVLGWPVDKAATVFGGLTFGGGPIGNYMSHAVASMVEKLRGTGGTGLLFANGGYATHNHTIAVSTAPIPAASFPRSFDFQAEADAARGPVPELDHDYTGAATVESYTVFYDREGQPRSGVVVARTGEGKRTLAHVPTNDVATIARLQGEGAEPVGASGTITAGEPLRTWSFA
- a CDS encoding NAD(P)H-dependent flavin oxidoreductase, which encodes MAIKTRITELLEIEHPIVQGGMQWVGVAEMASAVSNAGGLGILTGLTQPSAEALAAEIERCRGMTDKPFGVNMTVFPTINPPDYKAYTQAIIDSGVKIVETAGTPAVRELWEMMKPHGIKILHKCTAVRHALSAERAGVDVISIDGFECAGHPGEDDIPGLILIPAAADKVKIPMLASGGFGDGRGLAAALALGADGINMGTRFTATVEAPIHQAFKDAMVAGDERSTDLIFRTFRNTARVAKNEISQQVVAAEREGKDFSAVADLVKGVRGREGLQTGDTNHGIWSAGMIQGLIHDIPTCEVLVNRIVKDAEAIIKGRLAGMVS